Proteins from a genomic interval of Xylocopa sonorina isolate GNS202 chromosome 6, iyXylSono1_principal, whole genome shotgun sequence:
- the Unc-76 gene encoding fasciculation and elongation protein Unc-76 isoform X2, which translates to MWWTITGTFGNILPIDWSKSYARKMHMPALNLNEAPVSHERPELEDLSSEDEAVATDLDMHALILSSSTDTHSPEEPLKTAEEVLREIDDIMQESPSMERSPDSDGSLLDSDEALERSREVLGSPLHEKKLKQLTSSQLTELLGEMESLVGALSETLIAELALRDELEYEKELKNQFISLLLAVQNRRRQHHVTKKRNQMQNGTSPLPQHRSLQESKYLTTVIPYHTDNGPPDNQALQVLIKILKAISEDSPTVPTLLTDYILKVLCPT; encoded by the exons ATGTGGTGGACGATTACTGGTACGTTCGGTAACATATTACCGATCGATTGGAGCAAATCGTACGCCAGAAAAATGCATATGCCTGCGCTTAATTTGAACGAGGCACCGGTCTCGCACGAAAG ACCAGAACTAGAGGATTTAAGTAGCGAAGACGAGGCTGTCGCGACTGATTTGGACATGCATGCTTTGATCTTGTCCAGTAGTACCGATACTCATAGCCCAGAGGAACCGTTGAAGACTGCCGAAGAAGTACTCCGTGAAATAGACGATATAATGCAG GAGAGTCCGTCGATGGAAAGATCTCCGGATTCCGATGGATCTTTATTGGATAGCGACGAAGCGTTGGAGAGAAGCAGAGAAGTTCTAGGCTCTCCGCTCCATGAGAAAA AGCTAAAACAACTTACCTCCAGCCAGCTGACGGAGTTGCTCGGGGAAATGGAATCCTTGGTGGGAGCCCTGAGCGAGACTCTCATCGCGGAACTCGCATTACGCGACGAACTCGAGTACGAGAAGGAACTGAAAAATCAGTTTATCTCGTTATTGTTAGCAGTACAAAATCGACGAAGACAGCATCATGTCACAAAGAAAAGAAATCAAATGCAAAATGGTACTAGTCCTTTACCGCAACATAGATCGCTTCAGGAATCAAAG TATTTAACTACTGTAATTCCGTACCACACGGACAACGGCCCACCAGACAATCAGGCCTTACAAGTTCTCATAAAAA TACTGAAAGCAATTAGTGAAGATAGCCCAACTGTACCTACATTGTTAACAGATTATATACTTAAAG TATTGTGTCCAACTTAG
- the LOC143424259 gene encoding uncharacterized protein LOC143424259, protein MNKIRTAPLKSLATAAFYGSIGVLGTYMFTTILIEKRLRRTVTYKRALELFHNKENAVKYLGEPVKEGRIKVISIDDTSRKLSVNLKGSNTKGTLDCEYNIEPDHKTTIRKLEIKYDDLPDKTFVIHEV, encoded by the exons ATGAATAAAATAAGG ACAGCACCTCTTAAGAGTTTAGCAACAGCAGCTTTTTATGGAAGTATTGGAGTTCTAGGTACTTATATGTTCACAACCATTCTTATTGAGAAAAGACTTCGACGAACAGTGACTTACAAAAGGGCACTTGAATTATTTCACAATAAGGAAAATGCAGTTAAATATTTAGGAGAACCAGTAAAAGAAGGAAGAATAAAAGTGATTTCCATTGATGATACCAGTAGAAAGTTAAGTGTTAATCTGAAGGGATCTAATACCAAAGGAACATTAGATTGTGAATATAATATTGAACCAGATCATAAAACAACAATAAGGAAGTTAGAAATTAAGTATGATGATCTTCCTGATAAAACTTTTGTGATTCATGAAGTTTAA